One window of the Cataglyphis hispanica isolate Lineage 1 chromosome 13, ULB_Chis1_1.0, whole genome shotgun sequence genome contains the following:
- the LOC126854204 gene encoding guanine nucleotide exchange factor DBS-like isoform X1 → MASSPTSIENQIDSFLEQFKRSASRAMEETTAAHRSSSYNACSSSISRSRSGNLDLELLEAEDVESMTGEIENGDLAVRDVADLLQAQYAIITGGKTREGCPIITFPDNGNFHNLTDLDYQRLMLYLTSVPTLQEADLGFHLIIDRRNDKWNSVKTVLLKISAFFPGLVHVVYVLRPAGFLQKAISEVSNKLFREDFKFRVIFLANIVELHEFIETDQLTEPLGGNLPYCHHTWIQNRISLEKFSSMTQDVSFALDSFTRRLAEVEFPNNTIATTTLLSQQQAEYNELKEEILSAARHGEALLDSVRQLTGKGTADRLGNVAAVERLLVQLEETERTFDLFWSHHSSRLRHCLALRQFEQDFRELQTTLDQHLKTAEEMTEVGETQVRVEQLLHDTSAFQRICRGDIDRAEEVISAGQQLLSGRHQCPTDVVEPKCVELQRVCTILSQRLERRLHMLTKCRELMERIDKANTWCTRGIELLASQNSTTPPDQALQELQQLIEAAEEFHHPRCIFQDSVMPETKALITQVLQRIEDVSLMCDKRIMALKQQLIKPARPIQTVTPEPVKPLQSLPQTVKPSRVLKKANTMPKMEMSPIEGESSSPESEPRDIEALRLKRGHVLAELVETERIYVTELGSIIKGYKMEMTNETMAHLIPAALVGKADVLFGNLEDIYKFHNETFLRDLENCISNTELVALCFVQRRETFFVLYSYYCQNIPRSERLREQIQSEPQFLAACQQKLGHKLPLAAYLLKPVQRITKYQLLLKDLLKYSDEPSCCTQLQEALDCMLVVLKCVNDSMHQTAITGFGGDLSAQGELLLQGSFSVWSSSKRERLLRLKPSQRHIFLYEKALIFCKHSKPQAHNKATYHFKRYLKMSQIGLTESVKGDARRFEIWLQGRAEVHTIQAPSIDVKQSWVRQIKGVLMSQLAELKGKQNSALGKSNHKPLRQTISWEAQSSISGSLRTLSVDGNSVISHMTDVSQSTEEDAAWSSENSNTDEEDAFGDNPGPAPGGRYVALADYCAVGQSEVTMREGDTLELLKVGCAGWWFVKLIGTGMEGWAPAAYLEPISRKTSRSSQSVNSQETI, encoded by the exons ATGGCCAGCTCGCCCACCAGCATCGAAAACCAGATTGACAGCTTCCTGGAGCAGTTCAAGCGTAGCGCCTCCCGGGCGATGGAGGAGACCACGGCGGCTCATCGCTCCAGCAGCTACAACGCCTGCAGCAGCAGCATCAGTCGCAGTCGCAGCGGCAACCTGGATCTGGAGTTGCTCGAGGCGG AAGATGTAGAGAGTATGACAGGCGAGATAGAAAATGGAGACCTGGCAGTTCGAGATGTTGCAGATCTTCTTCAGGCACAATATGCTATTATTACAG GAGGGAAAACGCGAGAGGGATGTCCTATAATCACATTTCCAGACAATggcaattttcataatttgacAGACTTGGACTATCAACGTCTCATGTTATACCTTACTTCTGTGCCAAC atTGCAAGAAGCTGATCTTGGATTCCATTTGATTATTGATCGAAGGAATGATAAGTGGAACTCAGTGAAAACAGTGCTTCTGAAAATTTCT gcATTTTTCCCTGGTTTAGTGCATGTAGTATATGTTTTGCGACCTGCCGGATTTTTACAGAAAGCCATTTCGGAGGTATCGAATAAGCTGTTCCGCGAGGATTTCAAGTTCAGAGTTATTTTCTTGGCTAATATTGTTGAACTTCACGAGTTTATAGAAACAGATCAGCTCACTGAGCCACTCGGCGGCAATTTACCATATTGTCATCACACTTGGATACAGAAtagaatt AGTCTGGAAAAGTTTTCATCAATGACGCAGGACGTATCTTTCGCGTTAGATTCCTTCACGCGACGTTTGGCTGAAGTGGAATTTCCTAACAATACTATCGCTACGACCACATTATTGTCACAGCAACAAGCTGAGTATAACGAGTTAAAAGAAGAGATACTTAGCGCTGCTAGGCATGGAGAAGCTCTTTTGGATAGCGTACGGCAGCTAACTGGAAAAGGAACGGCTGATAGATTGGGAAATGTTGCAGCAGTAGAGAG GCTACTTGTCCAGTTGGAGGAAACTGAGCGAACTTTCGACTTATTTTGGTCACATCATAGCTCACGTTTGAGACATTGTTTGGCTCTAAGGCAATTCGAGCAAGATTTCCGGGAATTACAAACGACGTTAGATCAGCATCTAAAGACGGCGGAAGAAATGACAGAGGTCGGCGAGACGCAAGTGCGAGTTGAGCAGCTGCTGCACGACACATCGGCATTTCAACGAATATGCAGA GGAGACATAGATCGCGCAGAAGAGGTGATATCCGCTGGTCAACAGTTATTGTCCGGCAGGCATCAATGCCCAACGGACGTTGTGGAACCTAAATGCGTGGAGTTGCAAAGAGTCTGCACCATCCTTAGTCAGAGACTGGAGAGACGATTGCACATGTTAACCAAATGCCGGGAGCTTATGGAGCGTATAGATAAG GCTAATACTTGGTGCACACGAGGGATAGAATTGTTGGCGTCGCAGAACAGCACCACGCCGCCGGATCAAGCGCTTCAAGAGTTGCAGCAGTTGATCGAAGCCGCGGAGGAGTTCCACCATCCCCGATGTATCTTTCAAGATTCCGTGATGCCAGAAACTAAAGCGCTCATTACTCAA GTTCTACAAAGGATAGAAGATGTATCCTTGATGTGCGATAAGAGAATAATGGCACTAAAGCAGCAATTGATCAAACCAGCCAGACCAATACAAACCGTTACTCCAGAACCAGTGAAACCCTTACAATCACTGCCTCAAACTGTAAAGCCCAGCAGAGTTCTCAAAAAAGCCAACACCATGCCAAAg ATGGAGATGAGTCCTATAGAGGGAGAATCCTCATCACCGGAAAGCGAGCCTCGAGACATCGAAGCTTTACGTTTGAAACGCGGTCACGTCTTGGCGGAACTTGTGGAAACTGAGCGAATCTATGTAACCGAACTTGGTTCGATCATTAAAGGTTACAAGATGGAAATGACAAACGAAACGATGGCCCATTTGATACCAGCTGCATTGGTTGGCAAAGCGGACGTATTGTTTGGCAATTTAgaggatatttataaatttcataatgaaACTTTTCTAAGAGACTTAGAGAACTGCATCTCGAATACTGAGTTGGTCGCTTTGTGCTTTGTTCAAAGA cgCGAGACATTCTTTGTATTGTACAGTtattattgtcaaaatatacCGCGATCTGAGAGATTGCGCGAACAGATACAGAGCGAACCGCAGTTTCTCGCAGCCTGTCAGCAGAAACTTGGTCACAAGTTGCCGCTCGCTGCCTACCTCCTCAAGCCCGTTCAGCGAATTACCAAATACCAGTTGTTGTTAAAGGATTTATTAAAGTACAGTGATGAACCTTCATGCTGTACCCAATTGCAAGAGGCACTTGATTGCATGCTAGTCGTGTTAAAGTGCGTCAATGACAGCATGCATCAAACTGCAATAACGGGTTTTGGa GGTGATTTGAGTGCACAGGGTGAATTATTGTTACAAGGCTCGTTTAGCGTTTGGAGCAGCAGTAAACGGGAGCGATTATTGCGATTAAAACCATCTCAACGGCATATCTTCTTATACGAGAAAGCTTTGATATTTTGTAAGCATAGCAAGCCTCAAGCTCACAACAAGGCTACATACCAtttcaaaagatatttgaaG ATGTCTCAGATTGGTTTGACAGAATCGGTGAAAGGCGATGCTAGACGGTTCGAGATATGGTTGCAAGGCAGGGCTGAAGTACACACGATACAAGCGCCCAGTATCGATGTTAAACAATCCTGGGTGCGTCAGATCAAGGGCGTTCTGATGTCTCAGTTAGCCGAACTCAAAGGGAAACAGAATTCGGCTCTTGGAAAATCCAATCATAA GCCGTTGCGACAAACAATCTCGTGGGAAGCTCAAAGCAGTATATCGGGATCTTTACGAACACTATCCGTCGATGGTAACAGCGTTATCTCGCACATGACCGACGTCTCACAATCTACGGAGGAGGATGCGGCATGGAGTTCGGAAAATAGCAATACGGATGAGGAAGACGCTTTTGGCGACAATCCAGGACCGGCACcg ggTGGAAGGTACGTGGCATTGGCAGATTATTGCGCGGTGGGACAATCGGAAGTGACGATGCGCGAGGGTGATACCTTGGAGCTTCTAAAAGTCGGCTGTGCTGGTTGGTGGTTTGTTAAACTAATTGGCACTGGCATGGAAGGCTGGGCGCCCGCGGCGTATCTGGAACCGATTAGTCGCAAAACGTCACGCAGTTCGCAGTCGGTCAATAGTCAAGAGACTATATGA
- the LOC126854204 gene encoding guanine nucleotide exchange factor DBS-like isoform X2, giving the protein MILRRKSLHSCNCPCHQHCSTKCTEDVESMTGEIENGDLAVRDVADLLQAQYAIITGGKTREGCPIITFPDNGNFHNLTDLDYQRLMLYLTSVPTLQEADLGFHLIIDRRNDKWNSVKTVLLKISAFFPGLVHVVYVLRPAGFLQKAISEVSNKLFREDFKFRVIFLANIVELHEFIETDQLTEPLGGNLPYCHHTWIQNRISLEKFSSMTQDVSFALDSFTRRLAEVEFPNNTIATTTLLSQQQAEYNELKEEILSAARHGEALLDSVRQLTGKGTADRLGNVAAVERLLVQLEETERTFDLFWSHHSSRLRHCLALRQFEQDFRELQTTLDQHLKTAEEMTEVGETQVRVEQLLHDTSAFQRICRGDIDRAEEVISAGQQLLSGRHQCPTDVVEPKCVELQRVCTILSQRLERRLHMLTKCRELMERIDKANTWCTRGIELLASQNSTTPPDQALQELQQLIEAAEEFHHPRCIFQDSVMPETKALITQVLQRIEDVSLMCDKRIMALKQQLIKPARPIQTVTPEPVKPLQSLPQTVKPSRVLKKANTMPKMEMSPIEGESSSPESEPRDIEALRLKRGHVLAELVETERIYVTELGSIIKGYKMEMTNETMAHLIPAALVGKADVLFGNLEDIYKFHNETFLRDLENCISNTELVALCFVQRRETFFVLYSYYCQNIPRSERLREQIQSEPQFLAACQQKLGHKLPLAAYLLKPVQRITKYQLLLKDLLKYSDEPSCCTQLQEALDCMLVVLKCVNDSMHQTAITGFGGDLSAQGELLLQGSFSVWSSSKRERLLRLKPSQRHIFLYEKALIFCKHSKPQAHNKATYHFKRYLKMSQIGLTESVKGDARRFEIWLQGRAEVHTIQAPSIDVKQSWVRQIKGVLMSQLAELKGKQNSALGKSNHKPLRQTISWEAQSSISGSLRTLSVDGNSVISHMTDVSQSTEEDAAWSSENSNTDEEDAFGDNPGPAPGGRYVALADYCAVGQSEVTMREGDTLELLKVGCAGWWFVKLIGTGMEGWAPAAYLEPISRKTSRSSQSVNSQETI; this is encoded by the exons ATGATTCTCCGCCGAAAGTCGCTGCATAGCTGCAATTGTCCCTGCCATCAACATTGCTCCACCAAATGCACAG AAGATGTAGAGAGTATGACAGGCGAGATAGAAAATGGAGACCTGGCAGTTCGAGATGTTGCAGATCTTCTTCAGGCACAATATGCTATTATTACAG GAGGGAAAACGCGAGAGGGATGTCCTATAATCACATTTCCAGACAATggcaattttcataatttgacAGACTTGGACTATCAACGTCTCATGTTATACCTTACTTCTGTGCCAAC atTGCAAGAAGCTGATCTTGGATTCCATTTGATTATTGATCGAAGGAATGATAAGTGGAACTCAGTGAAAACAGTGCTTCTGAAAATTTCT gcATTTTTCCCTGGTTTAGTGCATGTAGTATATGTTTTGCGACCTGCCGGATTTTTACAGAAAGCCATTTCGGAGGTATCGAATAAGCTGTTCCGCGAGGATTTCAAGTTCAGAGTTATTTTCTTGGCTAATATTGTTGAACTTCACGAGTTTATAGAAACAGATCAGCTCACTGAGCCACTCGGCGGCAATTTACCATATTGTCATCACACTTGGATACAGAAtagaatt AGTCTGGAAAAGTTTTCATCAATGACGCAGGACGTATCTTTCGCGTTAGATTCCTTCACGCGACGTTTGGCTGAAGTGGAATTTCCTAACAATACTATCGCTACGACCACATTATTGTCACAGCAACAAGCTGAGTATAACGAGTTAAAAGAAGAGATACTTAGCGCTGCTAGGCATGGAGAAGCTCTTTTGGATAGCGTACGGCAGCTAACTGGAAAAGGAACGGCTGATAGATTGGGAAATGTTGCAGCAGTAGAGAG GCTACTTGTCCAGTTGGAGGAAACTGAGCGAACTTTCGACTTATTTTGGTCACATCATAGCTCACGTTTGAGACATTGTTTGGCTCTAAGGCAATTCGAGCAAGATTTCCGGGAATTACAAACGACGTTAGATCAGCATCTAAAGACGGCGGAAGAAATGACAGAGGTCGGCGAGACGCAAGTGCGAGTTGAGCAGCTGCTGCACGACACATCGGCATTTCAACGAATATGCAGA GGAGACATAGATCGCGCAGAAGAGGTGATATCCGCTGGTCAACAGTTATTGTCCGGCAGGCATCAATGCCCAACGGACGTTGTGGAACCTAAATGCGTGGAGTTGCAAAGAGTCTGCACCATCCTTAGTCAGAGACTGGAGAGACGATTGCACATGTTAACCAAATGCCGGGAGCTTATGGAGCGTATAGATAAG GCTAATACTTGGTGCACACGAGGGATAGAATTGTTGGCGTCGCAGAACAGCACCACGCCGCCGGATCAAGCGCTTCAAGAGTTGCAGCAGTTGATCGAAGCCGCGGAGGAGTTCCACCATCCCCGATGTATCTTTCAAGATTCCGTGATGCCAGAAACTAAAGCGCTCATTACTCAA GTTCTACAAAGGATAGAAGATGTATCCTTGATGTGCGATAAGAGAATAATGGCACTAAAGCAGCAATTGATCAAACCAGCCAGACCAATACAAACCGTTACTCCAGAACCAGTGAAACCCTTACAATCACTGCCTCAAACTGTAAAGCCCAGCAGAGTTCTCAAAAAAGCCAACACCATGCCAAAg ATGGAGATGAGTCCTATAGAGGGAGAATCCTCATCACCGGAAAGCGAGCCTCGAGACATCGAAGCTTTACGTTTGAAACGCGGTCACGTCTTGGCGGAACTTGTGGAAACTGAGCGAATCTATGTAACCGAACTTGGTTCGATCATTAAAGGTTACAAGATGGAAATGACAAACGAAACGATGGCCCATTTGATACCAGCTGCATTGGTTGGCAAAGCGGACGTATTGTTTGGCAATTTAgaggatatttataaatttcataatgaaACTTTTCTAAGAGACTTAGAGAACTGCATCTCGAATACTGAGTTGGTCGCTTTGTGCTTTGTTCAAAGA cgCGAGACATTCTTTGTATTGTACAGTtattattgtcaaaatatacCGCGATCTGAGAGATTGCGCGAACAGATACAGAGCGAACCGCAGTTTCTCGCAGCCTGTCAGCAGAAACTTGGTCACAAGTTGCCGCTCGCTGCCTACCTCCTCAAGCCCGTTCAGCGAATTACCAAATACCAGTTGTTGTTAAAGGATTTATTAAAGTACAGTGATGAACCTTCATGCTGTACCCAATTGCAAGAGGCACTTGATTGCATGCTAGTCGTGTTAAAGTGCGTCAATGACAGCATGCATCAAACTGCAATAACGGGTTTTGGa GGTGATTTGAGTGCACAGGGTGAATTATTGTTACAAGGCTCGTTTAGCGTTTGGAGCAGCAGTAAACGGGAGCGATTATTGCGATTAAAACCATCTCAACGGCATATCTTCTTATACGAGAAAGCTTTGATATTTTGTAAGCATAGCAAGCCTCAAGCTCACAACAAGGCTACATACCAtttcaaaagatatttgaaG ATGTCTCAGATTGGTTTGACAGAATCGGTGAAAGGCGATGCTAGACGGTTCGAGATATGGTTGCAAGGCAGGGCTGAAGTACACACGATACAAGCGCCCAGTATCGATGTTAAACAATCCTGGGTGCGTCAGATCAAGGGCGTTCTGATGTCTCAGTTAGCCGAACTCAAAGGGAAACAGAATTCGGCTCTTGGAAAATCCAATCATAA GCCGTTGCGACAAACAATCTCGTGGGAAGCTCAAAGCAGTATATCGGGATCTTTACGAACACTATCCGTCGATGGTAACAGCGTTATCTCGCACATGACCGACGTCTCACAATCTACGGAGGAGGATGCGGCATGGAGTTCGGAAAATAGCAATACGGATGAGGAAGACGCTTTTGGCGACAATCCAGGACCGGCACcg ggTGGAAGGTACGTGGCATTGGCAGATTATTGCGCGGTGGGACAATCGGAAGTGACGATGCGCGAGGGTGATACCTTGGAGCTTCTAAAAGTCGGCTGTGCTGGTTGGTGGTTTGTTAAACTAATTGGCACTGGCATGGAAGGCTGGGCGCCCGCGGCGTATCTGGAACCGATTAGTCGCAAAACGTCACGCAGTTCGCAGTCGGTCAATAGTCAAGAGACTATATGA
- the LOC126854248 gene encoding uncharacterized protein LOC126854248 — MESIVEEKCEVKVLALSNTQTITADKNKGTKESDATNIEKKKHEEHKNVSNVKPKRSVARIKSKKARVVGQSSYDATKLEDSPAQVLERFKRGCECIDDQCFKDLNPEVVYRHRLNIAELTKAEHDMYLMGVTMACLTDPYQTARHTERRRLRAQYVYQGRRVCLDAFLYLENCTHYQIKRIRKHLMTHGVTPRVHGNHGKIPHNTFSLDIYKIATEFLKNFVEVQEAKQKTKLAKNAPLHLAPDITRKTVHDLYTQYCKKISPDVKSMGYSTFRRFMKVQFPQVKFAKLEFIVRNQTTQSHCQTEPDAKDDTGQQKSPKSELQTEGGTILPLVITHDLGQNETYVLTPISKLQDGVSYQVTTRGLVVNSSAITLSKTNAV, encoded by the exons ATGGAGTCAATAGTAGAAGAAAAATGTGAGGTGAAAGTATTAGCATTATCTAATACACAAACTATTACtgccgataaaaataaaggaacAAAGGAGTCGGATGCAACAAATATAGAGAAGAAG aaacatGAAGAACACAAGAACGTATCCAATGTCAAACCAAAGAGATCCGTCGCGAgaattaaatcgaaaaaagCTCGAGTTGTGGGTCAGTCAAGTTATGATGCCACAAAACTGGAGGATAGCCCAGCTCAAGTATTGGAACGTTTTAAAAGAGGCTGCGAGTGTATTGACGATCAGTGCTTCAAGGATCTAAATCCCGAGGTGGTTTATCGGCACAGATTGAATATTGCAGAGTTGACTAAGGCTGAGCACGACATGTATTTAATGGGCGTGACTATGGCATGTCTGACGGATCCTTATCAAACTGCCCGGCACACAGAACGACGTAGATTACGGGCGCAGTACGTTTATCAGGGTCGAAGAGTATGCTTGGATGCGTTCTTGTATCTGGAAAATTGCACGCATTATCAGATCAAGCGAATCCGAAAGCATCTAATGACGCACGGTGTAACGCCGCGCGTACATGGCAATCACGGAAAGATCCCACACAATACATTCTCACTGGACATATATAAGATTGCGACGGAATTTTTAAAGAACTTTGTTGAGGTGCAAGAGGCCAAGCAGAAAACCAAACTTGCTAAAAATGCTCCATTACATCTAGCGCCGGACATCACGCGAAAAACGGTGCACGATTTGTATAcgcaatattgcaaaaaaatatcacccGATGTCAAGAGCATGGGCTACTCGACGTTTCGGCGATTCATGAAGGTGCAGTTTCCACAGGTGAAGTTTGCCAAGTTGGAATTTATTGTGAGAAACCAGACCACGCAGAGTCACTGTCAGACGGAACCCGATGCGAAAGACGACACGGGTCAACAAAAGTCGCCCAAGTCGGAGCTGCAGACGGAAGGTGGCACGATATTGCCATTGGTGATAACTCATGATTTAGGACAGAACGAGACCTATGTGCTAACGCCTATCAGTAAATTACAGGACGGCGTGAGTTATCAAGTTACTACGCGCGGGCTGGTAGTCAACAGTTCGGCTATCACATTGTCGAAAACGAACGCGGTGTAA
- the LOC126854204 gene encoding guanine nucleotide exchange factor DBS-like isoform X3 — protein sequence MTGEIENGDLAVRDVADLLQAQYAIITGGKTREGCPIITFPDNGNFHNLTDLDYQRLMLYLTSVPTLQEADLGFHLIIDRRNDKWNSVKTVLLKISAFFPGLVHVVYVLRPAGFLQKAISEVSNKLFREDFKFRVIFLANIVELHEFIETDQLTEPLGGNLPYCHHTWIQNRISLEKFSSMTQDVSFALDSFTRRLAEVEFPNNTIATTTLLSQQQAEYNELKEEILSAARHGEALLDSVRQLTGKGTADRLGNVAAVERLLVQLEETERTFDLFWSHHSSRLRHCLALRQFEQDFRELQTTLDQHLKTAEEMTEVGETQVRVEQLLHDTSAFQRICRGDIDRAEEVISAGQQLLSGRHQCPTDVVEPKCVELQRVCTILSQRLERRLHMLTKCRELMERIDKANTWCTRGIELLASQNSTTPPDQALQELQQLIEAAEEFHHPRCIFQDSVMPETKALITQVLQRIEDVSLMCDKRIMALKQQLIKPARPIQTVTPEPVKPLQSLPQTVKPSRVLKKANTMPKMEMSPIEGESSSPESEPRDIEALRLKRGHVLAELVETERIYVTELGSIIKGYKMEMTNETMAHLIPAALVGKADVLFGNLEDIYKFHNETFLRDLENCISNTELVALCFVQRRETFFVLYSYYCQNIPRSERLREQIQSEPQFLAACQQKLGHKLPLAAYLLKPVQRITKYQLLLKDLLKYSDEPSCCTQLQEALDCMLVVLKCVNDSMHQTAITGFGGDLSAQGELLLQGSFSVWSSSKRERLLRLKPSQRHIFLYEKALIFCKHSKPQAHNKATYHFKRYLKMSQIGLTESVKGDARRFEIWLQGRAEVHTIQAPSIDVKQSWVRQIKGVLMSQLAELKGKQNSALGKSNHKPLRQTISWEAQSSISGSLRTLSVDGNSVISHMTDVSQSTEEDAAWSSENSNTDEEDAFGDNPGPAPGGRYVALADYCAVGQSEVTMREGDTLELLKVGCAGWWFVKLIGTGMEGWAPAAYLEPISRKTSRSSQSVNSQETI from the exons ATGACAGGCGAGATAGAAAATGGAGACCTGGCAGTTCGAGATGTTGCAGATCTTCTTCAGGCACAATATGCTATTATTACAG GAGGGAAAACGCGAGAGGGATGTCCTATAATCACATTTCCAGACAATggcaattttcataatttgacAGACTTGGACTATCAACGTCTCATGTTATACCTTACTTCTGTGCCAAC atTGCAAGAAGCTGATCTTGGATTCCATTTGATTATTGATCGAAGGAATGATAAGTGGAACTCAGTGAAAACAGTGCTTCTGAAAATTTCT gcATTTTTCCCTGGTTTAGTGCATGTAGTATATGTTTTGCGACCTGCCGGATTTTTACAGAAAGCCATTTCGGAGGTATCGAATAAGCTGTTCCGCGAGGATTTCAAGTTCAGAGTTATTTTCTTGGCTAATATTGTTGAACTTCACGAGTTTATAGAAACAGATCAGCTCACTGAGCCACTCGGCGGCAATTTACCATATTGTCATCACACTTGGATACAGAAtagaatt AGTCTGGAAAAGTTTTCATCAATGACGCAGGACGTATCTTTCGCGTTAGATTCCTTCACGCGACGTTTGGCTGAAGTGGAATTTCCTAACAATACTATCGCTACGACCACATTATTGTCACAGCAACAAGCTGAGTATAACGAGTTAAAAGAAGAGATACTTAGCGCTGCTAGGCATGGAGAAGCTCTTTTGGATAGCGTACGGCAGCTAACTGGAAAAGGAACGGCTGATAGATTGGGAAATGTTGCAGCAGTAGAGAG GCTACTTGTCCAGTTGGAGGAAACTGAGCGAACTTTCGACTTATTTTGGTCACATCATAGCTCACGTTTGAGACATTGTTTGGCTCTAAGGCAATTCGAGCAAGATTTCCGGGAATTACAAACGACGTTAGATCAGCATCTAAAGACGGCGGAAGAAATGACAGAGGTCGGCGAGACGCAAGTGCGAGTTGAGCAGCTGCTGCACGACACATCGGCATTTCAACGAATATGCAGA GGAGACATAGATCGCGCAGAAGAGGTGATATCCGCTGGTCAACAGTTATTGTCCGGCAGGCATCAATGCCCAACGGACGTTGTGGAACCTAAATGCGTGGAGTTGCAAAGAGTCTGCACCATCCTTAGTCAGAGACTGGAGAGACGATTGCACATGTTAACCAAATGCCGGGAGCTTATGGAGCGTATAGATAAG GCTAATACTTGGTGCACACGAGGGATAGAATTGTTGGCGTCGCAGAACAGCACCACGCCGCCGGATCAAGCGCTTCAAGAGTTGCAGCAGTTGATCGAAGCCGCGGAGGAGTTCCACCATCCCCGATGTATCTTTCAAGATTCCGTGATGCCAGAAACTAAAGCGCTCATTACTCAA GTTCTACAAAGGATAGAAGATGTATCCTTGATGTGCGATAAGAGAATAATGGCACTAAAGCAGCAATTGATCAAACCAGCCAGACCAATACAAACCGTTACTCCAGAACCAGTGAAACCCTTACAATCACTGCCTCAAACTGTAAAGCCCAGCAGAGTTCTCAAAAAAGCCAACACCATGCCAAAg ATGGAGATGAGTCCTATAGAGGGAGAATCCTCATCACCGGAAAGCGAGCCTCGAGACATCGAAGCTTTACGTTTGAAACGCGGTCACGTCTTGGCGGAACTTGTGGAAACTGAGCGAATCTATGTAACCGAACTTGGTTCGATCATTAAAGGTTACAAGATGGAAATGACAAACGAAACGATGGCCCATTTGATACCAGCTGCATTGGTTGGCAAAGCGGACGTATTGTTTGGCAATTTAgaggatatttataaatttcataatgaaACTTTTCTAAGAGACTTAGAGAACTGCATCTCGAATACTGAGTTGGTCGCTTTGTGCTTTGTTCAAAGA cgCGAGACATTCTTTGTATTGTACAGTtattattgtcaaaatatacCGCGATCTGAGAGATTGCGCGAACAGATACAGAGCGAACCGCAGTTTCTCGCAGCCTGTCAGCAGAAACTTGGTCACAAGTTGCCGCTCGCTGCCTACCTCCTCAAGCCCGTTCAGCGAATTACCAAATACCAGTTGTTGTTAAAGGATTTATTAAAGTACAGTGATGAACCTTCATGCTGTACCCAATTGCAAGAGGCACTTGATTGCATGCTAGTCGTGTTAAAGTGCGTCAATGACAGCATGCATCAAACTGCAATAACGGGTTTTGGa GGTGATTTGAGTGCACAGGGTGAATTATTGTTACAAGGCTCGTTTAGCGTTTGGAGCAGCAGTAAACGGGAGCGATTATTGCGATTAAAACCATCTCAACGGCATATCTTCTTATACGAGAAAGCTTTGATATTTTGTAAGCATAGCAAGCCTCAAGCTCACAACAAGGCTACATACCAtttcaaaagatatttgaaG ATGTCTCAGATTGGTTTGACAGAATCGGTGAAAGGCGATGCTAGACGGTTCGAGATATGGTTGCAAGGCAGGGCTGAAGTACACACGATACAAGCGCCCAGTATCGATGTTAAACAATCCTGGGTGCGTCAGATCAAGGGCGTTCTGATGTCTCAGTTAGCCGAACTCAAAGGGAAACAGAATTCGGCTCTTGGAAAATCCAATCATAA GCCGTTGCGACAAACAATCTCGTGGGAAGCTCAAAGCAGTATATCGGGATCTTTACGAACACTATCCGTCGATGGTAACAGCGTTATCTCGCACATGACCGACGTCTCACAATCTACGGAGGAGGATGCGGCATGGAGTTCGGAAAATAGCAATACGGATGAGGAAGACGCTTTTGGCGACAATCCAGGACCGGCACcg ggTGGAAGGTACGTGGCATTGGCAGATTATTGCGCGGTGGGACAATCGGAAGTGACGATGCGCGAGGGTGATACCTTGGAGCTTCTAAAAGTCGGCTGTGCTGGTTGGTGGTTTGTTAAACTAATTGGCACTGGCATGGAAGGCTGGGCGCCCGCGGCGTATCTGGAACCGATTAGTCGCAAAACGTCACGCAGTTCGCAGTCGGTCAATAGTCAAGAGACTATATGA